From Ascaphus truei isolate aAscTru1 chromosome 20, aAscTru1.hap1, whole genome shotgun sequence, one genomic window encodes:
- the LOC142471241 gene encoding E3 ubiquitin/ISG15 ligase TRIM25-like produces the protein MASAALSEELSCSICLNIYTNPVMLTCGHNFCQDCIAKTFDSQRRSGVYSCPDCRAAFRQRPSLKRNLKLCNIVEHYCCSTQPKQEETGIFCTYCVDSPVHAVKTCLHCEASLCDIHLKTHNKSVNHILTEPTASLEDRKCSTHNELVKYFCCSDSTFICRICSQHKKHKGHQVVTLHEAFEKKKVELCKSLKKLTLNKGESEKQLQQLQGRRKVVQGKTMGIKDRVTALFGDIREQLAIIENKVLNDVTRQEEQVLLPLSDIIQKLEIETQDQHKKILQMEKLCNITDPITFLKESLIDTNPGKVNYKKSDPACDEHLDEVRIAVTLHRALSKLSDILPNLRAIRGFHVGDASDMILNVNTADVNIDLSQDLKKASYCLIEKSRPHHPLRFTTQQVLSTRKFSSGQHYLEVETSDVGEWSVGVTYNSVKRKGNSSYIGKNSKSWCLTWANEDEELTADHDNEAEYLDSFESVQDLGIYLDYEGGLLSFYELSEPIRHIHTFTATFTEPLYAAFYVDDDAWIKIRS, from the coding sequence ATGGCATCTGCTGCTTTGAGTGAGGAGTTAAGCTGTTCCATCTGCCTGAACATATACACAAATCCTGTAATGCTGACTTGTGGACATAACTTCTGCCAGGACTGCATTGCTAAGACATTTGACAGTCAGCGGAGATCAGGAGTATATTCTTGTCCAGATTGTAGAGCAGCGTTTCGGCAGCGTCCTTCACTGAAGAGAAACCTAAAGCTGTGTAACATAGTGGAACATTATTGTTGTTCTACTCAGCCAAAGCAAGAGGAGACTGGAATATTTTGTACTTACTGTGTTGACTCCCCTGTCCATGCTGTTAAAACATGTCTGCATTGTGAAGCCTCCTTGTGTGATATTCACTTGAAGACCCACAACAAGTCAGTAAACCACATATTAACTGAACCGACCGCTTCTCTGGAGGACAGAAAATGTTCTACTCACAATGAGCTGGTAAAGTATTTTTGCTGTAGTGATTCTACCTTTATCTGCAGGATCTGCAGCCAGCATAAGAAACACAAGGGACACCAGGTAGTGACGCTGCATGAAGCATTTGAGAAGAAGAAGGTTGAACTGTGTAAATCTCTAAAGAAACTGACTTTAAATAAGGGGGAGTCTGAGAAACAACTACAGCAGCTGCAAGGACGCAGGAAAGTAGTTCAAGGAAAGACAATGGGTATAAAAGACAGAGTCACTGCTCTGTTTGGGGACATCAGGGAGCAGCTGGCAATCATAGAAAATAAAGTACTAAATGATGTCACCAGGCAGGAGGAACAGGTTCTTCTCCCACTCTCGGATATAATCCAGAAACTGGAAATAGAAACACAAGATCAGCACAAGAAGATCCTTCAGATGGAGAAACTTTGTAACATCACAGATCCAATTACCTTTCTAAAGGAAAGTCTCATTGATACTAATCCTGGAAAAGTGAATTATAAGAAGTCAGATCCTGCTTGTGATGAACATCTGGATGAGGTTAGAATTGCAGTGACATTGCATAGAGCTCTATCCAAGTTGTCTGACATCCTTCCTAATCTAAGGGCAATCAGAGGTTTCCATGTGGGGGATGCATCAGATATGATACTGAATGTCAATACCGCAGATGTTAACATTGATTTATCACAAGACCTAAAAAAAGCCTCCTATTGTTTAATAGAGAAATCTCGGCCTCATCATCCGCTAAGGTTTACAACACAACAAGTTTTGAGCACCAGAAAATTCTCTTCAGGTCAACATTATTTGGAAGTGGAAACCAGCGATGTAGGGGAATGGTCTGTAGGGGTGACTTACAACAGCGTGAAAAGAAAAGGAAATTCATCTTATATAGGTAAAAATAGCAAATCTTGGTGCTTAACTTGGGCAAATGAAGATGAAGAGCTTACAGCCGACCATGACAACGAGGCAGAATATTTAGATTCATTTGAATCTGTACAGGACCTTGGAATATATCTGGACTATGAGGGTGGACTGTTGTCTTTTTATGAATTGTCAGAGCCAATCAGACACATTCATACCTTCACTGCCACCTTCACTGAACCTTTGTATGCTGCCTTCTATGTAGATGATGATGCCTGGATTAAAATCAGGAGTTAA